The window GAACAAGACAAGCAAAATTTTTTTGAAGACCCAAAAGGACAAAGAAAAGACATTATACCAGATGACCAAACCATGTGGATAAACTGTGAAGATAAACTTATCCTCATAACTGGCTGTTGTCATGCAGGAGTATTAAACACTTTGGATTATCTTATCAAAATAACAGGTAGCCCCAATAAACCAATTATCTTAATAGGTGGACTACATCTTTACAAAACTCCTCTTCAAAATATCCAAAAGTTAATCCAAGACCTTAAAAAATATAATATCCAAACCATCATTCCCTGTCATTGCACAGGAGATACGGCTTCTCAAGAATTTTCTAAATACTTTTTCAACACCATCAAAGCTCATACTGGATTTATCTGGAAAGTAGAAAATTAAAAAAAATTTATTCTCAATTTTTAGCTAAAAATTTAAAAGCCTACGCAATTAATACATCTTACGATTGTATGCGTAGGCTTAAACTTATCTTAAACTCTAACCATTTAAAGGTTGACCATAAAGATTACAATGAATAATAAACAATATTAACTAAATTCTAAAAAAAGGATAAGCCTATGTTTGACCCTATCATATGGAAAACTTTAAGCCAAAACTTATGGATTACTACTACAGCATTAAGTTTGTGGTTATTTGTAGGACTATTAATGGCTGGACTCCTCCACATACTTGTTCCAGACAACTTTATCATTAAACACTTAGGACATGAAAAAGGTATTTTAAGTGTCATTAAAGCTGTCTTATTAGGAGTCCCTATGCCTCTTTGCTCTTGTGGAGTAATACCTGCTGCTTTAGGTATAAAAAAACAAGGCGCAGGAGATGGCGCTGCCATTGGCTTTCTTATTAGCACTCCTCAAACAGGAATAGACTCTATTATGGTCAGTGCTTCTTTGCTTGGCTTACCTTTTGCTATTTTCAAAGTTATTAGTGCATTTTTTATTGGCATTATAGGAGGAATATGGGCATTTATAGCTAGTTCATCTACCCCATCATCTTTACTTATTCCTATATCAACTAACTCCATTACTTCTGAACAAAAAAAAGAAAAACTACAAGAACTTTTCAATTTTGCTATAAACGATCTTTTGAAAAGTATTTGGAAATGGTTAGTTGTAGGTTTAATAATATCTGCCCTTATCTCGACATTTTTACCTAAAAATTTTTTCTATGCTTATCTGTCTAATAACATCTTCCTTTCTATGCTAATAGTTTTAATTATTTCTCTTCCCATGTATGTTTGTAGTACAGCTTCAGTACCTATTGCAGCATCTTTAGTAGCTGCTGGTATGCCTCCTGGAGCTGCATTAGTGTTTCTCAT is drawn from Desulfonauticus submarinus and contains these coding sequences:
- a CDS encoding permease — encoded protein: MFDPIIWKTLSQNLWITTTALSLWLFVGLLMAGLLHILVPDNFIIKHLGHEKGILSVIKAVLLGVPMPLCSCGVIPAALGIKKQGAGDGAAIGFLISTPQTGIDSIMVSASLLGLPFAIFKVISAFFIGIIGGIWAFIASSSTPSSLLIPISTNSITSEQKKEKLQELFNFAINDLLKSIWKWLVVGLIISALISTFLPKNFFYAYLSNNIFLSMLIVLIISLPMYVCSTASVPIAASLVAAGMPPGAALVFLMAGPATNVATLGAVYKSFGVKKLFIYLSSIISGSLLAGILFNSVIPVEKIQDVILNNHTPSIIEVISAIILIAFILKFIFEDLQKYIKKINKKNKDNLEELELRLSGLKCKMCAEKLKGNLIKLKFINDVSISEDLKKLIVKGKTLNIETIKKTIDKAGYNVLDKD